A segment of the Romboutsia sp. 13368 genome:
GGCAGCTCGTCGGGCTCATAACCCGAAGGTCGCAAGTTCGAGTCTTGCCTCCGCAACCAAAAACAAATATGGCCCATTGGTCAAGCGGTCAAGACACCGCCCTTTCATGGCGGTAACAGGGGTTCGATTCCCCTATGGGTCACCAATTAAATATGCGGGTGTAGCTCAATGGTAGAGTTCCGGCCTTCCAAGCCGGCTGTGAGGGTTCGATCCCCTTCACCCGCTCCAGATTAAACCTTATGGGACTATAGCTCAGCTGGGAGAGCACCTGCCTTACAAGCAGGGGGTCACAGGTTCGAGCCCTGTTAGTCCCACCATTTGCGGCCTGGTAGTTCAGCTGGTTAGAATGCCAGCCTGTCACGCTGGAGGTCGAGGGTTCGAGTCCCTTCCAGGTCGCCAAAACTTAATTTTGTGGGAATATGGCTCAGTTGGTAGAGCAAATGACTGTTAATCATTGGGTCACAGGTTCGAGTCCTGTTATTCCCGCCAATATGCTGGTGTGGCTCAATGGCAGAGCAGCTGACTTGTAATCAGCAGGTTGTAGGTTCGATTCCTATCACCAGCTCCAACGTGGAGGATTTCCCGAGCGGCCAAAGGGGGCAGACTGTAAATCTGTTAGCATTGCTTTCGGTGGTTCGAATCCACCATCCTCCACCACTTTATATCAAATTAAATATGCGGGTGTAGCTCAATGGTAGAGTTCCGGCCTTCCAAGCCGGCTGTGAGGGTTCGATCCCCTTCACCCGCTCCAGATTAAACCTTATGGGACTATAGCTCAGCTGGGAGAGCACCTGCCTTACAAGCAGGGGGTCACAGGTTCGAGCCCTGTTAGTCCCACCATTCGCGGCCTGGTAGTTCAGCTGGTTAGAATGCCAGCCTGTCACGCTGGAGGTCGAGGGTTCGAGTCTCTTCCAGGTCGCCAACTTTAATTAAATATCGCGGGAATATGGCTCAGTTGGTAGAGCAATTGACTGTTAATCAATGGGTCACAGGTTCGAGTCCTGTTATTCCCGCCAATATGCTGGTGTGGCTCAACGGTAGAGCAGCTGACTTGTAATCAGCAGGTTGTAGGTTCGACTCCTATCACCAGCTCCAAATAAGGAGGATTTCCCGAGCGGCCAAAGGGGGCAGACTGTAAATCTGTTAGCATTGCTTTCGGTGGTTCGAATCCACCATCCTCCACCACTTTATATCAAATTAAATATGCGGGTGTAGCTCAATGGTAGAGTTCCGGCCTTCCAAGCCGGCTGTGAGGGTTCGATCCCCTTCACCCGCTCCAGATTAAACCTTATGGGACTATAGCTCAGCTGGGAGAGCACCTGCCTTACAAGCAGGGGGTCACAGGTTCGAGCCCTGTTAGTCCCACCATTCGCGGCCTGGTAGTTCAGCTGGTTAGAATGCCAGCCTGTCACGCTGGAGGTCGAGGGTTCGAGTCCCTTCCAGGTCGCCAACTTTAATTAAATATCGCGGGAATATGGCTCAGTTGGTAGAGCAATTGACTGTTAATCAATGGGTCACAGGTTCGAAYNGTWCTGTTATTCCCGCCATATGCTGGTGTGGCTCAACGGTAGAGCAGCTGACTTGTAATCAGCAGGTTGTAGGTTCGATTCCTATCACCAGCTCCAACGTGGAGGATTTCCCGAGCGGCCAAAGGGGGCAGACTGTAAATCTGTTAGCATTGCTTTCGGTGGTTCGAATCCACCATCCTCCACCAACTATATATTAAAGTAAAATGCGGATGTGGCGGAATTGGCAGACGCACCAGACTTAGGATCTGGCGCCTACGGCGTGGGGGTTCGACTCCCTTCATCCGCACCACTTTACTTTCAATGCGGGAATAGTTCAGTGGTAGAGCGTCACCTTGCCAAGGTGAAAGTCGCGAGTTCGAATCTCGTTTCCCGCTCCAAATAATATAATGTGGGTGCATAGCTCAGCTGGATAGAGCAACGCCCTTCTAAGGCGTGTGTCCGGGGTTCGAATCCCTGTGCGCTCACCACTTTATAGGGGATTCGCCAAGTCGGTAAGGCATAGCACTTTGACTGCTACATGCGTAGGTTCGAGTCCTGCATCCCCTGCCAACTTAATATAATGTGATCCATTAGCTCAGTCGGTAGAGCACCTGACTTTTAATCAGGGTGTCCCGCGTTCGAGTCGCGGATGGATCACCAAGTGGAGAGGTGTCCGAGTGGTTTAAGGAGCTGGTCTTGAAAACCAGTGATGCTTAACGGCACCGTGGGTTCGAATCCCACCCTCTCCGCCAAATGCCCAGATAGCTCAGTCGGTAGAGCAGGGGACTGAAAATCCCCGTGTCGGTGGTTCGATTCCGCCTCTGGGCACCATTTTTATTATGGCGGTATAGCTTAGTTGGCTAGAGCGTTCGGTTCATACCCGAAAGGTCACAGGTTCGACTCCTGTTACCGCTACCAAATTAATGTGGACCATTAGCTCAGTTGGTTAGAGCGCCCGGCTCATAACCGGTAGGTCTGGGGTTCGAGTCCCTGATGGTCCACCACTTAAACTTCGAGGTGTAGCGCAGTTTGGTAGCGCACGTGGTTTGGGACCATGGGGCCGGGGGTTCGAGTCCCTTCACCTCGACCAATATGTGGTGGGTATAGCTCAGTTGGTTAGAGCGCCAGATTGTGGCTCTGGAGGTCGTGAGTTCGACTCTCATTATCCACCCCAATTTTTTTATATAAAGTGGCGACATAGCCAAGTGGTAAGGCAGTGGACTGCAACTCCTTGATCCCCAGTTCGAATCTGGGTGTCGCCTCCACTAATAGATGCGCCTATAGCTCAACTGGATAGAGTGTCTGACTACGAATCAGAAGGTTAGGGGTTCGAGTCCCTTTGGGCGCACCATATATCCGGGATTATAGCTCAGCTGGGAGAGCACCTGCCTTACAAGCAGGGGGTCACAGGTTCGAGCCCTGTTAATCCCACCAGTGTTTAACCTCTAGTGAAAATTCACTAGAGGTTTTTTAATATATAAATAACTAACTAGATTAAATTCCAAATAATGTATATAAAATACAAAACTTGTCTAAATTTATATATGTATATGAATTTAGGAGGAGATATTATGAAAAGCAATAAAAAGCTTGAAAGAGAACTGGAAAAAGAAAGTATAATTAAAGAGATAAATAAAGCTAAAACTGATGTAAGAACAGCTGAAAATTTTTTTCAATTTGTTAGTGATCCAGAATTAGTTGATGTTGCTATATACAATTTAGAAGCAAAAAAATCTAGATATAGATATTTAATAAAAATTGCAAAAGAAAAGGGAATAAAAAAATCTTTAAAAGAATCCTTAATAGAAGCAATAGCTAAATGATTTAAGAGGAGATGATACTTTGTACATAGTTTTTGGAAATGAAATAATTGATAGTAGCGAAATAAAAGATATTATAGAAGGTAATAGCGATTTTAACGTAGAAAAAGACTTAACTAAAGGTAGTAAGAGAGAAGATACATTAGCATACCAAGTAAGTATAAGTATAGAATTATTAAATGAAATTATAAAAGAAAATTATGAATTAGATAGTTTAGATGAGGAAGAATTATTTGATGAATATATGACTTTAGCTGATGAATTAGCTATGGAATTAGAAGAATATATGCCAGAAGACGTTATTATAAATGCTAGGGCTTATAAGTGGGATAATTCAGATGATACTATAAAACTAGTTTTAGCAATGGCTCACTTAGAATTAGGAGAGTTAAAGTTATCAGATATAACTAGAAGATTATTAACTCAAGTTGATTAATTAAATTTACTTTATAGATGTCCAGATTTAAATGAGTAAAATGATTAAATTTGGACATCATAATACATAATTTGATATTAAAAACATAATTAAAAAATATTTGAAAAAACTTTTAAAAAAGTATTGACGATATAAAATAAAGATGATATATTATTACTTGTCCTTAAGAAGCGGACAAAAATAAATAAAAAACTTCAGAAAATAAGTTGACAAAGAAAAACAACTTTGGTAAACTAAAGAAGTTGAATAAAGAGCGCCAACACGGTTGCTTGAAAATGAACTTTGAAAATTAAACAGTAGGTTAATTTATAGAATTACAACTAACAAACCAAGCCAGATATTCAGATAATGATTAGTCTGAGCAGGTAACAACTTTTATTTGAGAGTTTSAGTATCTAGCTCCCAATGGCCTACAGTTTCTCTTTTTCTAACCTCTTTAGGTCTATCTTTAATGCTTTTACCTATATTAAATTTGCCTCTTGTTTCTTTAGGTTTTAAAGATTTTCCTTTTCTTCTTAGTTTATTTATATTACCTTTTGCAATGAACTTTTGATATATCCAACGATAAATAGTTTTAAAACTTACTCTCATCGATTTATCATCTTGATAATCTAGGCGTAGCCTACCGGCTATTTGCTCAGGTGACCAAGTATCATTTAAACCATTTTCTATATACTCAACTAATCTAGAGTTATTTAATTTGCCTTTTGCTCCGCAATTTATTCTATTGCTGATATAAACTTCATTTGCTATATGTGCTAAGTATTTTCCATTAACAGAATTTCTTTTAATCTCTCTTGAAATTGTAGAAGCATTTCTATTTAAATATTTTGCGATCTTTCTTAAGCTCCATCCTAGATCTAAGAAATTTGCTATACAACATCTCTCGTGTATGGTAATATGTTTATAGTTCATAAATTTATGTCCTTTCATGTATAGTAGTTTTGTGGTTATTATTACTGTAGCATAAACATAAATTTATGGGCTATTTTTTTACNNNNNNNNNGATTTAAATGAGTAAAATGATTAAATTTGGACATCATAATACATAATTTGATATTAAAAAACATAATTAAAAATATTTGAAAAAACTTTTAAAAAAGTATTGACGATATAAAATAAAGATGATATATTATTACTTGTCCTTAAGAAAAGGACAAAACGAAATAAAAAACTTCAAAAAAAGGTTGACAAAGAAAAACAACTTTGGTAAACTAAAGAAGTCGNAAAATGAACTTTGAAAATTAAACAGTAGGTTAATTTATAGAATTACAACTAACAAACCAAGCCAGATATTCAGATAATGATTAGTCTGAGCAGGTAACAACTTTTATTTTGAGAGTTTGATCCTGGCTCAGGATGAACGCTGGCGGCGTGCCTAACACATGCAAGTCGAGCGATTTACTTCGGTAAAGAGCGGCGGACGGGTGAGTAACGCGTGGGTAACCTGCCCTGTACACACGGATAACATACCGAAAGGTATGCTAATACGAGATAATATGCTTTTATCGCATGGTAGAAGTATCAAAGCTTTTGCGGTACAGGATGGACCCGCGTCTGATTAGCTAGTTGGTGAGGTAACGGCTCACCAAGGCGACGATCAGTAGCCGACCTGAGAGGGTGATCGGCCACATTGGAACTGAGACACGGTCCAAACTCCTACGGGAGGCAGCAGTGGGGAATATTGCACAATGGGCGAAAGCCTGATGCAGCAACGCCGCGTGAGCGATGAAGGCCTTCGGGTCGTAAAGCTCTGTCCTCAAGGAAGATAATGACGGTACTTGAGGAGGAAGCCCCGGCTAACTACGTGCCAGCAGCCGCGGTAATACGTAGGGGGCTAGCGTTATCCGGAATTACTGGGCGTAAAGGGTGCGTAGGTGGTTTCTTAAGTCAGAGGTGAAAGGCTACGGCTCAACCGTAGTAAGCCTTTGAAACTGGGAAACTTGAGTGCAGGAGAGGAGAGTGGAATTCCTAGTGTAGCGGTGAAATGCGTAGATATTAGGAGGAACACCAGTTGCGAAGGCGGCTCTCTGGACTGTAACTGACACTGAGGCACGAAAGCGTGGGGAGCAAACAGGATTAGATACCCTGGTAGTCCACGCCGTAAACGATGAGTACTAGCTGTCGGAGGTTACCCCCTTCGGTGGCGCAGCTAACGCATTAAGTACTCCGCCTGGGAAGTACGCTCGCAAGAGTGAAACTCAAAGGAATTGACGGGGACCCGCACAAGTAGCGGAGCATGTGGTTTAATTCGAAGCAACGCGAAGAACCTTACCTAAGCTTGACATCCTTTTGACCTCTCCCTAATCGGAGATTTCCCTTCGGGGACAGAAGTGACAGGTGGTGCATGGTTGTCGTCAGCTCGTGTCGTGAGATGTTGGGTTAAGTCCCGCAACGAGCGCAACCCTTGCCTTTAGTTGCCAGCATTAAGTTGGGCACTCTAGAGGGACTGCCAGGGATAACCTGGAGGAAGGTGGGGATGACGTCAAATCATCATGCCCCTTATGCTTAGGGCTACACACGTGCTACAATGGGTGGTACAGAGGGCAGCCAAGTCGTGAGGCGGAGCTAATCCCTTAAAGCCATTCTCAGTTCGGATTGTAGGCTGAAACTCGCCTACATGAAGCTGGAGTTACTAGTAATCGCAGATCAGAATGCTGCGGTGAATGCGTTCCCGGGTCTTGTACACACCGCCCGTCACACCACGGAAGTTGGGGGCGCCCGAAGCCGGATTGCTAACCTTTTGGAAGCGTCCGTCGAAGGTGAAATCAATAACTGGGGTGAAGTCGTAACAAGGTAGCCGTATCGGAAGGTGCGGCTGGATCACCTCCTTTCTAAGGAGAATTGCCTACTGTTTAATTTTGAGAGTTTATTATTAAACTTTCAAAATAGGGCGTAGCCCTAATGAGTGCTTTGAGCACCTCGACACGAACGAAAGTGAGAATATCGTTGGCGACGTACTTTAGTACTTTGAAAACTGCATAACATTTAGTGATATGACATCATTTAAAATATATGAAGAAGATAACTTCTAAAAATATCAAACTTTAATAACTGGTCAAGTTATTAAGGGTGCAGGGCGGATGCCTTGGCACTAGGAGCCGATGAAGGACGTGATAAGCTGCGATAAGCTTCGGGGAGTTGCACGTAAACTTTGATCCGAAGATTTCCGAATGAGGAAACTCACTTAGAGTAATGTCTAAGTATCGTTAAGTGAATACATAGCTTAGCGAGGGGAACCCGGGGAACTGAAACATCTAAGTACCCGGAGGAAGAGAAAGAAATTCGATTCCGTAAGTAGCGGCGAGCGAACGCGGAACAGGCCAAACCAATGAAGTTTACTTCGTTGGGGTTGCGGACATACAACATGGATGCAATATCGTAAATGAAGAGAGTTGGAAAGCTCCGCCATAGAAGGTAATAGCCACGTAGTCAAAATGAGAAAAATACTAGTATGATCCAGAGTACCACGGGACACGTGAAACCCTGTGGGAAGCAGGAGGGACCATCCTCCAAGCCTAAATACTACCTAGTGACCGATAGCGTATAGTACCGTGAGGGAAAGGTGAAAAGAACCCCGGGAGGGGAGTGAAAGAGAACCTGAAACCCTGCACTTACAAGCTGTGGGAGCACATTACTTGTGTGACCGCGTACTTTTTGTAGAACGGGCCAACGAGTTACGATATGCAGCAAGGTTAAGCACTTAAGGTGTGGAGCCGTAGCGAAAGCGAGTCTTAAATGGGCGATTAAGTTGCATGTCGTAGACCCGAAACCGGGCGACCTATCCATGAGCAGGTTGAAGCGAAAGTAAAATTTCGTGGAGGACCGAACCCACGAGCGTTGAAAAGCTCGGGGATGACTTGTGGATAGCGGTGAAATTCCAATCGAGCCCGGAGATAGCTGGTTCTCCCCGAAATAGCTTTAGGGCTAGCCTCAAGGTTGAGAGAAGCGGAGGTAGAGCACTGAATGTCCTAGGGGGTATTGCACTTACCGAAGACTATCAAACTCCGAATGCCGTATTCTTATACTTGGGAGTCAGACTGTGGGTGATAAGATTCATAGTCAAAAGGGCAACAGCCCAGATCGTCAGCTAAGGTCCCTAAATGTACGTTAAGTGGTAAAGGATGTGGGATTGCACAGACAACCAGGATGTTGGCTTAGAAGCAGCCACTCATTTAAAGAGTGCGTAATAGCTCACTGGTCGAGTGATCCTGCGCCGAAAATTTCCGGGGCTAAAACGTACTACCGAAGCTACGGCATCATTATGATGGGTAGGGGAGCTTCGTATGCAGGTTGAAGCATGACCGTAAGGACATGTGGACAGTATACGAGTGAGAATGTTGGCATGAGTAGCGAGACGTGGGTGAGAATCCCACGGGCCGTAAACCCAAGGTTTCCAGGGGAAGGTTCGTCCGCCCTGGGTTAGTCGGGACCTAAGCCGAGGCCGAAAGGCGTAGGTGATGGACAACAGGTTGATATTCCTGTACCGCCAATAAGCGTTTGAGAGATGGAGTGACACAGTAGGATAAGCTAACCACACTGTTGGTTATTGTGTGGCTAAGTATTGAGGCAGTCTAGATAGGCAAATCCGTCTAGATAATGCTAGGATACGATGGGTAAGCCCTTCGGGGCGAAGTAGCTGATTTCACACTGTCAAGAAAAGCTTCTATCGAGTTTAAAGGCGCCCGTACCGTAAACCGACACAGGTGGGTGAGGAGAGTATCCTAAGGCCAGCGAGAGAACTATTGTTAAGGAACTCGGCAAAATGACCCCGTAACTTAGGGAGAAGGGGTGCCTGTCTATGACAGGCCGCAGAGAATAGGCCCAAGCGACTGTTTACCAAAAACACAGGTTTCTGCTAAGTCGCAAGACGATGTATAGGAGCTGACGCCTGCCCGGTGCTGGAAGGTTAAGGGGATCTGTTAGAGCAATCGAAGCAGTGAACTTAAGCCCCAGTAAACGGCGGCCGTAACTATAACGGTCCTAAGGTAGCGAAATTCCTTGTCGGGTAAGTTCCGACCCGCACGAAAGGCGTAACGATTTGGGCACTGTCTCAACAATAGACTCGGTGAAATTGTAATCCCGGTGAAGATGCCGGGTACCTGCGACAGGACGGAAAGACCCCATGGAGCTTTACTGTAGCTTGACGTTGGGTCTTGGTACTACATGTACAGGATAGGTGGGAGACTATGAAGCATGGACGCCAGTCTGTGTGGAGTCATCCTTGGGATACCACCCTTGTAGTACTGGGATCCTAACCATAGGCCTTGAATCAGGTCTTGGAACACCGTCAGGTGGGCAGTTTGACTGGGGCGGTCGCCTCCTAAAAAGTAACGGAGGCGCTCAAAGGTTTCCTCAGCACGGTCGGAAATCGTGCGAAGAGTGTAAAGGCAAAAGGAAGCTTGATTGCAAGACATACAGGTCGAGCAAGGACGAAAGTCGGACTTAGTGATCCGGTGGTACCGCATGGAAGGGCCATCGCTCAACGGATAAAAGCTACCCTGGGGATAACAGGCTTATCTCCCCCAAGAGTCCACATCGACGGGGAGGTTTGGCACCTCGATGTCGGCTCATCACATCCTGGGGCTGTAGTAGGTCCCAAGGGTTGGGCTGTTCGCCCATTAAAGTGGTACGCGAGCTGGGTTCAGAACGTCGTGAGACAGTTCGGTCCCTATCCGTCGCAGGCGTAGGAAATTTGAGAAGACCTGTCCTTAGTACGAGAGGACCGGGATGGACGTACCTCTGGTGTACCAGTTGTTCTGCCAAGGGCATGGCTGGGTAGCTATGTACGGAATGGATAAGCGCTGAAAGCATCTAAGCGCGAAGCCAACTTCAAGATAAGATTTCCCACCGTAAGGGTAAGACCCCAGGAAGACTACCTGGTTGATAGGTCGAAGGTGTAAGTGCAGTAATGTATTTAGCTTATCGATACTAATAGGTCGAGGACTTGACCAAGATAAATGATGGAAAATTAAATGATATGCAGTTTTCAGAGTATTAACTCTAAAACTTATGCGGGTGTAGCTCAATGGTAGAGTTCCGGCCTTCCAAGCCGGCTGTGAGGGTTCGATCCCCTTCACCCGCTCCAAATAAGATTATGTGGTTATTATAGCAAAGAGGATACACCTGTTCCCATTCCGAACACAGAAGTTAAGCTCTTTAGCGCTGATGGTACTCGGAGGGCAACCTCCCGGGAGAGTAAGACGTAGCCACGTAATCTTTTTTTATTATAAAAATAGGGAGGTATNNNNNNNTGGTAATATGTTTATAGTTCATAAATTTATCTCCTTTCATGTATAGTAGTTTTGTGGTTATTATTACTGTAGCATAAACATAAATTTATGGGCTATTTTTTTACTCATTTTTAGGTGTTGCACTTAATATGATAATCTATCATAATTAAAAANNTGATTAACATRTACTAAATCATCTTCATAGCATTTTTTGCAATGTAAATAGCATTTTTTAACATTTCATACTTATATAGTGCATGCTCTAAAGGTTTATATCGCCAACCAAATCAAAGATTTCGGTTGCTAAAGATAAATGATGGAATTAAATGATATGCAGTTTTCAGAGTATTAACTTTGAAAAAACTTTATATAAGTTAATCGAAAGATTATGTGGTTATTATAGCAAAGAGGATACACCTGTTCCCATACCGAACACAGAAGTTAAGCTCTTTAGCGCTAATGGTACTTGGTGGGCGACCGCCTGGGAGAGTAAGACGTAGCCACGTAATCTTTTTTATTATT
Coding sequences within it:
- a CDS encoding DUF2508 family protein encodes the protein MKSNKKLERELEKESIIKEINKAKTDVRTAENFFQFVSDPELVDVAIYNLEAKKSRYRYLIKIAKEKGIKKSLKESLIEAIAK
- a CDS encoding IS30 family transposase yields the protein MNYKHITIHERCCIANFLDLGWSLRKIAKYLNRNASTISREIKRNSVNGKYLAHIANEVYISNRINCGAKGKLNNSRLVEYIENGLNDTWSPEQIAGRLRLDYQDDKSMRVSFKTIYRWIYQKFIAKGNINKLRRKGKSLKPKETRGKFNIGKSIKDRPKEVRKRETVGHWELDTZTLK